Sequence from the Mixophyes fleayi isolate aMixFle1 chromosome 4, aMixFle1.hap1, whole genome shotgun sequence genome:
tttttttttaagcattatcACCTCCTCCAAAAAGACAATATGTTGCCCTGGATTCGTTTTTATGAAATTGAGATATCAAATTGTTCACAGTTTGTTTGACTAAATATGGTAAATGAGATGTTCATGTAACCTGCAGTCCAACCACAAAGTCTTAAAAGCCTTAGGAAAGTAGATGACTGTGGTTGGTTTTTCCATCCATCAGTGAGGTAATACATGAATGACATATAAATTAGAGAAGGTAAAAGGTGTTGGAGATGTAGGGCTAGGATGAGATTTTGGAGATCTAGGGCTTTTCAACTCATATATTTCTCTGGCATTGCATCTCTCTACAGCAGACAGTAGAGTTGACTCTCTCGTATCAACAAACATTTTACTCATaatgtgtctctctctgttctcAATGAGAGACAGTAATGCTGAGGTCCCAGTACTAAGCTGTATCTACATTTTTTGTAGCTTTATCTTTGGTTCAATCTAGGCTAATACTTATTTTGTCCAGAACAGTTCCAGATGAGTTATTTGGTTGGTAGAACCTTTCAATGTTGAGTTTCTGTCTCCTCATGCAAAGGAGACTTGGGGTCTCTGTATCTTAACCTGAGAAAGACAAAATTATGAAATGGAAATGCACAGGAAATCATGGTTGTGGCAGAGAAAATAAGGAATATTTCATCTTGCTATTTTTTTGTTGTAaggaataaaaagaaaatggCACAACAGTGTGAAAGAGTAAAAGGAAAATGAAGAATGATACCTGAATTGTTGTGTCTACTGTTTCCAGATTGGGTGTGAATTTCTCTTTGCTGATTTCACTGCCTACAGAAGAGCCTGTATAAAATGACATACAGTTAAACACAGAAAGAAAGGGAAATGAGTCTCCCTCCCCAGCCCAATCTGCcccacagggtgacacagtgacatgGACGAAAGGGACCTATGAGTCTGtgcctccccctgcagggtgacaaagACAGAATGGAGCTATGAGTCAGTCcatccccctgcagggtgacacagtgtcACACACAGAAGGGAGCTTTGAGTGTGTCCCTCTCCCttcagggtgacacagacagcatcAAACTATGAGACTTCCTTCTGCAGGGTGACACGGTGACCCTACAAAAGTGAAACAGTGTGAAAGTATAATTCAATCTCTACTTTATATCATTATAATGTTATAGGATGGTGACATATTGTACACACCTTCTCCAAACGCTTGTCCCATGCCCAGACTGCTGAAGCCACGGTTGACATAACTATCTTCATTGTCCTGATACCATTTATCGTCCTCATCCCTGGCAAATGGATCCCTAGAGATGCAATACATGAACAGTCATAAATCAGAAGAACAAATTGCATTTGAAGATGCTCAgtcaaaaaaaacccaaatcatTAGAAATTCTCAGGAGAGGCGGACTATAGCATCAAACCTGTTCTTTCATCTCACATCACCCACCCCTAACTGCAGGAGAAAAAAGGGAGACATTGATGTCAGAGATGTTGTATACACAGTGTCTGTGCCTTGGAGTCATTCCTATAAAAGATCCCAGAGAACTAGGGTACATCACGTTTTATCTCTAGTTACTCTTGCAGTCAATACCACATAGACCACTGTTGAAAGTTAAAAAGGAAACCCTGACACAAGCCCAAGCAAATGTACAGTTAAAGAGGCTGCAATGTTACCAATAGactttatactgtgtaatttaTATTCTGGTATTGAATATTGCATACTGCATTAAAATGGACTCTTGCTTTTTTACATGCCTATATGCACTTAACATAATCAATAGAACACCCCTATCCTACACTGATGAACACTTCCCAGTCCCATCCCTTGTCCCCTCACAAAATGATTCTGAAATTCTGCCTGTTGGATTAGTCTTTAAATAGCTAAGACATGCACTGACCAACCACTGAGCAAAACCTTGACACAAAGGGCTGATGTGTACATTGTAAGGGGAATCTTAAAATTCTACCTAATCATTTTACCAGCGAGGCAATTACTACTAATGTAATTGCTTTTGGTATACATTAACAACATGGCAAATATGAAGATATTAGCACATCCACTTTAAAATCAAATACACTCCCTACTTGCAATACTCACCCTTTTTCATTCTGGTTTGCCTTTATCAGGAAATATACCACGGTGGCAATAGAAATGATCAGGATAACAATGGCTGCTGAGATGCCTCCATATACACCTGACTTTAATATTTTGCCTGTGCAGTTTTGACCTGTATACATGTATTCATTTGTCGACGAACAACTGCATAAAGACACAGTAGCTCATgttattcatcatatttctacTTGTACTAACACATTACAatggttaaaaatatattttactcctCTTATAACTGCAAAATGGTAGGTACTTTTTTCATGAAGCAATTAAGTAAACTGACAAGTAGACCTTGTGATTAAAGCACATTAGCCATTGCAATTGTGTATGTTAAAATATAGAATTACTAATTATAGTTCCCTTTACATTTGTAAggttattgatttttttaaaactggaaaccaacaatatttttatatagatgGTAACATTTAATGGCTATGTAATTCCATAGAATCATACATTACAACAGTCCCACTTTCTGGTATCCTAAGTGGGTGTAACCTATTGGATAAGACCTGTGGTGTTGTGGGGAATATGTGTGGCCTGTATAACCCAAGTTCTCCCAATTTAACATTTGGGAATGTTGTGAGGTACGCTCCCTAAGACCTCGTCCTAATAAGATGAACACCTCTTTCTGTTATGTCTATGTACTACTGTGTGCAGTCACGTCACATGTCACATTGTCGAAGTCTGTAGACTCCCAGCATGTGGGACATAGAGGACTCAGCAGAAATCTGGGATATCTTCTCATATCTACGGTAACTGATAAAAAATAAGACATGATTTCAGGGGATAAAAAGCCACAAGGGCAATTTGTTGTTAAGTGTCATCCGATAGTAGCGTCATCCGATAGTAGCGCGTTTCACTTTTCTTGGGCCTGTCGAACAAGTGTCTTGTCCCACCTaaaattttgccatttttttgtgttttgctttACTTCTCTTTCATCTGGACCTAAACCTACGTTGTCCTCAAATAGTATTTATTTTCTCTGTGTAACTGGATGGCCTTCTTATGCCTCACGGTGGCCAGAAAACCTGCTTACGACTTTTAAAAAGCcttttataaatgataaattggCCACCTGAGGCTAACAACAGGCAAGGACTTCTATGTACAACAGTAGCTACACCCAGAACTCACAACTACATTACAATGAGCCTCACTTTCCAGAGAATGACAGGTAAAGCAGCAGTACACTCACAAGCACTGTGACCCTGTGTTATTCTGTATCACACATCTACCCTCATAACAATTGTGATATTTGGGGGATATTGGATCACAGAAAGACACACAGGTCAGGCCCTCAGAAGTCATCAGTTCCGTGTAATACTTTTCAAATCCTTCTTCAACTTTACAGAAATCTGTTGAGacaatgggaaataaatgtaatgcATTCTGTAAACACAGCAAACATAGCAAATACTTTCTGTCAggaaatatgtttttcttttaccTTCAGTAGGTGGTAAATCTTTTTGTACTGTGATATTTTTATCAAAGCATAGTGATACTGTGGCTGTAAAAACAAGAAAAGGGGAATAAATTGAGTAATTCTGATCCCTTGTGCTGGATGCATAATTGGGATGTTAAATTCCATGTAATATCAAACATTGAAAATACTTTTATGAAAGGGCTCAAAACACAAATGTTACTCCTGTCATCAGGCCTCTGCAAGGACACAATTAGTTGTTATTCCTCACTCACCTCCTCCCAACAGCTTAATGTTGCTTTATAGCAATGTTCCACTGGCTGACAACCGAACCAGAAAAGACGGCTGTTAgacctttcaggatttttttggTCAGCCAATCATGACTTACTTGTTACCAAGGAGACCATTGTCCTAGGAAAATTTGCATATAATGTAAAAAGGCCAGAACTTGCAGATgggaaaaatatgttaaaaaattgtATCAAAATAGAGGTATAAAACACTATACCGACAGGCAGTTTTACCAGTGAACTACATAGCTAAGGTTTCTGGCTTGGagttatgtttatattaaaatacaataatagtCAATTCATGAGAAGTTTTCTGATTGGGATAGTAGGGAAATAGTTTAGTTTGTTTAGCGAGTTAATTTAGTGTGAACCTGTCAACTACACATACCAGAGGCAATCAATTTATGTGCTTAACCGATATAGCTTAGCAGCTCACAAGGAACAAGTACTGCATGTAAATATCATAACAATCAGCCAGTACCTCAGTGGGGCTACTAACACCTAGCAAACCAAAAGGCTACATACTGGTTCAGCCCATTGTGTTTAGGTGACGGGTCAACTTTACATGCTAGAAATATAAAGTGCCCAACTATAAGAAATAAAGGGCAGAAGTGCTGAGGACGTCCCAGCAAACATACTAGTGTCACTGCAGTTCCGCTCTGTGGCTTTGCGAATCTCTTTTTCCACCATGTTGAATATCTCTAAGTACTCTCCGGTAATGTTCGAACTCCCTTTATATAATATCTCCAGAATCACTTTATGATCCACAACGATACTGCCTTCCCTGCAAAAGACACACACAATAGGCTATTATGGCAATGATAGGATAGGTAGTCATTATTTATTGCACAATACTTACAACAATATTCCATTTTGACAACCAGGAGTGTATCACTGTATAGTACTTgtatgagttttctgttttgaatGAAAAGTCTTAAGTGACTTAAAGTTTAGTTGGTGTCTCATTTTACCTTACTGTTTAATTTGTATGCTAAAAGTGTGACATACTTTTTTATGTATAGATATATGAGAGCTGCATAGGGCAACCTTAATGGGTTCCAAAACCTTTTATAAACACAAAAAGGTCCTTTCTGTATCTCAGCGGTAGCATGCATGAAGTTTTAGTGTAGTACAGAGAAAAGTATTCTCTGCAATGTATACTATGTGAGgggaggggcaggctgggctggggggcaggtagGCATATGCTCCCTGGGtcgttcccatagtgggctaccttgggctgggtcactgggccacctgcattttttgccctttaaaatgtccctaataggctgctgagtcaagccttgccccccgggcttaaatttgccaactctcccctgTGTGAGGGTGTCTGACATTTACAACTGGGCCTGTGTAGGGATATGTAAAGATTTGGttggaattattttttaaatactatcTTTTTTTAGGATTGAATTATACACCTAAAAGAGGTTTCTTATCTTTCAGTGTGCCAGGGAGTCTGAGATGTGAGTTCCTTTACAGctcttaaaattaattaataggaAGCCTAATTGTAGGTCTCCTACTCGGGTGGTCCACGGGAAaagtcaatttattaaaatggtCCTCTTACAGTGTGTTGAGCAAAAACCTTGTCATGGGATTTTaggagattagggggtaaatgtatcaagctgagagttttccggcgggtttaaaaagtggagatgttgcctatagcaaccaatcagaatctagctttcattttgtagaatgtattaaataaatgacagctagaatctgattggcatttcaaacccgccagaaaactctcagtttgatacacttacccctagGTGAAGAACTTAATGACTGAAAGGACATCTCTTCTGTTTATTTTTGCTGCCACAGAATGAGCAGGGAGTAAGTCTGTGCTACTTTTTTTACATACAAATTTTCATATATGAGCAATgaaggcatacctcccaactgttcccaTTTGTGGGCGCCAAGCGCAGCAGAACATACAAGAAAGTGTTGGCATGGTTTTACCCACTTTGTGTGTAAGTGGACAAGTGGTTTGGTGTGATTGTGGGTGAGGCTTTTTTTTGTCCCAATTGAAcatgtctaaatgttgggaggtatgtgaatGCAAAATGCAATGCTAAGTGCATTCTCCTCCAACTTTACAAAAAAAGAACAGTACTACTTCCCCACTCCATTACAGAAAGATccttaggacagtgtcctgatgggatctaATAGAGGTCAGAATACCGCAGGAGTTTTAGCTGCTGTGACCTCACAGTCTTCCACTGTGTAGGAATCCACTTATCCACACCGTGCACTTCCGTTTACCAAGTTTAAAGTGCTGTTAGCATGTAGTTATGTAAAAAGACCAGGAAGTGCAGGTGAGTGTGGGAGAAAGAAGTTTCAAAATCCCTCCCTGCTACCATGGGAT
This genomic interval carries:
- the LOC142149734 gene encoding mucin-17-like, which codes for MYTGQNCTGKILKSGVYGGISAAIVILIISIATVVYFLIKANQNEKGDPFARDEDDKWYQDNEDSYVNRGFSSLGMGQAFGEGSSVGSEISKEKFTPNLETVDTTIQVKIQRPQVSFA